From a single Pigmentibacter ruber genomic region:
- a CDS encoding DMT family transporter has product MISSLNKNSLYAILLLFCLGFTWGTSFSIAKFAMESGITPLGYSFWQSLGPAIIVLIFALIQNRKLPPLNSKHIVFYFICGLLGIALPNLTMYFSASHVPSGILGLIVNTSPIITYILSLLFLIEKFSWQRSSGILLGFLGIFILFFPKLSNYSEYKWMLFSLFTPFFLASCTIYMVKYRPSKTSSIELSSGMLFASTLLILPLVIFSNAFHPISFPLNTPDLFIIIEIILSSIGYILFFELLRIAGPVFYSLVGCIVALAGLFWGYIIFNENIKPIEWLSVLLILSAIILVTKKKINDQS; this is encoded by the coding sequence ATGATTTCTTCTTTGAATAAAAATTCTTTATATGCAATATTGTTATTATTTTGTTTGGGTTTTACGTGGGGTACTAGTTTCTCCATAGCAAAATTTGCTATGGAAAGTGGGATTACCCCCTTGGGTTATTCATTCTGGCAAAGTTTGGGTCCTGCTATCATTGTTTTGATTTTTGCATTGATACAAAATAGAAAACTTCCTCCTTTAAATTCAAAACATATCGTATTTTATTTTATTTGTGGTTTACTTGGAATTGCATTACCAAATTTAACTATGTATTTCTCTGCTTCACACGTTCCTTCTGGTATCCTTGGATTAATAGTAAATACTTCACCTATAATTACTTATATTTTGTCTTTGCTTTTTTTAATTGAAAAATTTTCTTGGCAAAGATCCAGTGGTATTTTACTTGGTTTTTTAGGAATTTTCATTCTTTTTTTTCCTAAACTATCAAATTATTCTGAATATAAGTGGATGCTATTTTCTTTATTTACTCCTTTTTTTCTAGCTTCTTGTACTATATATATGGTTAAATATCGTCCTAGTAAAACATCATCTATAGAATTATCATCAGGGATGTTATTTGCTTCAACCTTACTTATATTGCCTCTAGTTATATTTTCTAATGCATTTCATCCAATAAGTTTTCCTTTGAACACACCTGATCTTTTTATCATTATAGAAATAATTTTATCTAGTATTGGATATATATTATTCTTTGAATTATTGCGAATAGCAGGGCCAGTCTTTTATAGCCTGGTTGGTTGTATAGTTGCATTAGCTGGACTATTTTGGGGATATATTATATTTAATGAAAATATAAAACCTATTGAGTGGCTCTCTGTTTTATTAATATTATCAGCAATCATTCTAGTTACAAAAAAGAAGATAAATGATCAAAGCTAA
- the guaB gene encoding IMP dehydrogenase: MTIEFNKDKSLFSKKVVYDALTFDDVLLLPSYSETLPHEANVSSYISSTIKLQSPIISAAMDTVTEHELASCMARLGGLGIIHKNLTPDAQAEEVRLVKRSESGVVANPITISPFDTIQKAKLIMQQRKISGLPVVESERLLGIVTGRDLRFETDETKYVKDIMTERSKLIVMTKKSKDAPFDQNLFESVKSLLQKHRIKKLPVVDEHDKLVGLITRRDIENAIRYPMASKDSSGRLLVGAAVGVTPFDLEQRIPILVEAGIDVLVIDTAHGHSKGVISTVANVRKQYGSKFSIVAGNIATGDAAKALADAGADCVKVGIGPGSICTTRIVAGIGVPQISAIMNVSEALQGTNVKIIADGGIKFSGDIVKALAAGAHTVMLGGLLAGTEEAPGERISFQGKVYKKYRGMGSLGAMKQGSKDRYFQGTQSDNNKLVPEGIEGQVPYKGSLNEVLHQLVGGVRAGMGYVGAKNLDELHQKAQFVKITAAGLRESHVHDVNITEEAPNYSLSRS, encoded by the coding sequence ATGACCATTGAATTTAATAAAGATAAATCTCTATTTAGCAAAAAGGTAGTCTATGACGCCTTAACTTTTGATGATGTCCTGCTGCTACCAAGTTATTCAGAAACTTTGCCTCATGAAGCAAATGTAAGTAGCTATATTTCAAGTACTATAAAACTTCAAAGCCCAATTATTTCAGCTGCCATGGATACAGTTACAGAACACGAACTGGCTTCATGCATGGCAAGATTAGGTGGTCTGGGAATTATTCATAAAAATTTAACACCAGATGCTCAAGCCGAAGAAGTACGACTTGTTAAAAGATCAGAAAGTGGAGTAGTAGCAAATCCTATAACAATTTCTCCCTTTGATACTATTCAAAAAGCTAAACTGATTATGCAACAAAGAAAAATCTCAGGTCTTCCTGTAGTTGAAAGTGAAAGACTTTTGGGAATTGTTACTGGAAGAGATCTACGCTTTGAAACTGATGAAACAAAATATGTAAAAGATATCATGACAGAACGTTCAAAACTTATAGTTATGACTAAAAAAAGTAAAGATGCACCTTTTGACCAAAATTTATTTGAAAGTGTAAAATCACTTCTTCAAAAGCATAGAATTAAAAAACTTCCAGTTGTAGATGAACACGATAAATTAGTGGGTTTAATTACACGCAGAGATATTGAAAACGCTATCAGATACCCAATGGCGAGCAAAGACTCTTCAGGGAGACTGTTGGTGGGTGCAGCAGTAGGTGTTACTCCTTTTGATTTGGAACAAAGAATTCCAATTTTAGTCGAAGCAGGAATTGATGTCTTAGTCATAGATACAGCTCACGGTCATAGTAAAGGTGTTATTTCAACTGTAGCAAATGTAAGAAAACAGTATGGATCGAAATTTTCAATAGTTGCAGGAAATATCGCAACTGGAGATGCTGCAAAAGCATTAGCAGATGCTGGAGCTGATTGTGTTAAAGTTGGAATAGGACCTGGTTCTATTTGTACAACACGAATCGTTGCAGGAATTGGTGTGCCACAAATAAGCGCTATTATGAATGTTTCAGAAGCACTACAAGGAACAAACGTAAAAATAATCGCTGATGGTGGAATTAAATTTAGCGGAGATATTGTGAAAGCACTTGCAGCAGGCGCTCATACAGTAATGCTTGGTGGTCTTTTAGCCGGAACTGAAGAAGCACCAGGAGAAAGAATAAGCTTTCAAGGTAAGGTTTATAAAAAATATAGAGGTATGGGTTCTTTAGGAGCAATGAAGCAAGGCTCAAAAGACCGATATTTTCAAGGCACCCAAAGTGATAATAACAAACTTGTACCAGAGGGCATTGAAGGTCAAGTACCATACAAAGGTTCCTTGAATGAAGTACTTCATCAATTAGTTGGTGGTGTTAGAGCGGGAATGGGTTACGTAGGGGCAAAAAATCTTGATGAACTCCACCAAAAAGCTCAATTTGTAAAAATTACTGCAGCTGGTCTTCGTGAAAGCCATGTTCACGACGTAAATATTACAGAAGAAGCACCAAATTATAGTTTGAGCAGAAGTTAA
- the sfsA gene encoding DNA/RNA nuclease SfsA: MEILSYQNSLEEVSFLSRYKRFFVDVKDSDGNLKTVHCANSGSMKSCLIENSKAYILDSKNSERKLQYSLELLYLEDGFACLNTSRANHFINELFSKIIANEKNEDIVKAGFPYDLFCQWDNFKKEVKFNSKTRFDFCLSAMEQKRKCWIEVKSVSLKLSEDTWAFPDAVTERGQKHLQELMLAKSNGDDSWLFFVLMRGSLIEPVILKNGFRIAHEIDPKYSKLLTHAKKIGVKIALIIPGISPSGFSLRKFYLLD; this comes from the coding sequence ATGGAAATATTAAGTTACCAAAATTCGTTAGAGGAAGTGAGCTTTTTATCTAGATATAAGCGTTTTTTTGTTGATGTAAAAGATTCTGATGGTAATTTAAAGACCGTTCATTGTGCTAATAGTGGGAGTATGAAGAGTTGCTTAATAGAAAACTCTAAAGCCTATATCTTAGACTCAAAAAATTCAGAAAGAAAACTTCAATATTCTTTAGAGCTCCTATACTTAGAAGACGGATTTGCATGTTTGAATACATCTAGAGCTAATCATTTTATCAATGAATTATTTTCTAAAATAATAGCAAATGAAAAAAACGAAGATATTGTGAAAGCAGGATTTCCATATGATTTATTTTGCCAATGGGATAATTTTAAAAAAGAAGTAAAATTTAATTCTAAAACAAGATTTGATTTTTGTTTATCGGCAATGGAACAAAAAAGAAAATGTTGGATAGAAGTTAAAAGTGTAAGTCTTAAATTATCTGAAGATACTTGGGCCTTTCCAGACGCTGTAACCGAAAGAGGACAAAAACATTTGCAAGAATTAATGTTGGCAAAAAGTAATGGTGACGATTCTTGGTTATTTTTTGTTTTAATGCGCGGATCTTTAATAGAACCTGTCATATTGAAAAATGGTTTTCGGATTGCACATGAAATCGATCCTAAATATTCTAAATTATTAACTCATGCAAAAAAAATTGGTGTAAAAATAGCTTTAATTATTCCAGGTATATCGCCTTCAGGATTTTCATTAAGAAAGTTCTATCTTTTAGATTAA
- the galE gene encoding UDP-glucose 4-epimerase GalE yields the protein MKVLVTGGAGYIGSTICSALEDHGHTPIILDSLVTGKKEFVTNRVFYHADITDKSTLKKIFSEHPEISHTIHCAALIIVPESVKNPYEYYKENVGKSNELFKILSDLKCNNIVFSSSASIYDTVSGFKAEENSPLNPLSPYAKTKYMMEIILNDFSHAYPDFKAISLRYFNPIGADPNLRSGMHIKNPSHVLAKLIETATGRNQVFQITGTNWPTRDGSGIRDYIHVWDLALAHVRAVENFSKIFSQSKNNFQVINIGSGKGVTVKELLKAFENVYQAKINTIETLPRPGDVAGAFASCDKANELLNWKTSLSIEDAIKDSLRWNEKYLKLFS from the coding sequence ATGAAGGTACTTGTTACTGGTGGAGCTGGGTACATTGGGAGCACCATTTGCTCAGCTCTTGAAGATCATGGACACACTCCAATTATCTTGGATTCACTAGTCACTGGTAAAAAAGAGTTTGTCACAAATAGAGTCTTTTATCACGCTGATATTACTGATAAATCAACTCTCAAAAAAATATTTTCTGAACATCCAGAAATAAGCCATACTATTCACTGTGCGGCATTAATTATTGTACCTGAAAGTGTAAAAAATCCTTATGAATATTATAAAGAAAATGTAGGAAAATCGAATGAATTATTTAAAATATTAAGCGACTTAAAATGCAATAATATTGTTTTTAGTAGTTCTGCTTCTATCTATGACACAGTGAGTGGATTTAAAGCAGAAGAAAATTCCCCACTAAATCCTTTAAGTCCATATGCAAAAACTAAATATATGATGGAGATAATTTTAAATGATTTTAGCCATGCCTATCCAGATTTTAAAGCAATTTCTTTAAGATATTTTAATCCAATTGGAGCAGACCCAAATTTAAGATCCGGAATGCACATTAAAAATCCTAGCCATGTTTTAGCCAAGCTAATAGAAACAGCCACAGGTAGAAATCAGGTTTTTCAAATAACAGGAACGAATTGGCCAACACGCGATGGGAGTGGAATAAGAGATTACATTCATGTATGGGATTTAGCACTAGCACATGTTAGAGCGGTAGAAAATTTCTCTAAAATATTTTCTCAATCAAAGAATAACTTTCAGGTAATTAATATTGGCTCTGGAAAAGGTGTAACAGTTAAAGAGTTATTAAAAGCATTTGAAAATGTTTATCAAGCAAAGATAAACACAATAGAAACATTGCCAAGACCTGGAGATGTTGCAGGCGCATTTGCTAGTTGTGATAAAGCTAATGAATTATTAAATTGGAAAACTTCATTAAGTATTGAAGATGCAATTAAAGATTCTTTAAGATGGAACGAAAAATACCTTAAATTATTTTCCTAA
- a CDS encoding glycosyltransferase family 2 protein, with product MNIYDIANFVPEIEKLTAVIITLNEEKNIARCINSLKFVEEIIIVDSGSTDKTVDIANSFSNVTVISTQWFGFVENKQIGIDHASHDWILWIDADEEVPESLANEWITRIHSGTFHETAAIDFPRKTFFLGHWVKHSGWYPGRVIRFFHKRRAYLSQNILHEGVIPKPGYTVEHFKTDLLHYSYTSLYQYFDKMNRYGLAGAKEIMRKKKIAFLPQIILQPIWTFFRFYFLKKGFLDGRIGLIICIGAAFSNFIKYSNYFFMRKYKYVDLYDKKNLN from the coding sequence ATGAATATTTACGATATTGCTAATTTTGTTCCAGAAATTGAAAAATTAACTGCAGTGATCATTACTTTAAATGAAGAAAAAAATATTGCTCGATGCATTAATTCATTAAAGTTTGTAGAAGAAATTATTATTGTTGATTCAGGAAGTACTGATAAAACTGTCGATATTGCTAATTCATTTAGTAATGTAACGGTAATTTCTACTCAGTGGTTTGGTTTTGTAGAAAATAAACAAATTGGAATTGATCATGCCAGCCATGATTGGATTTTATGGATTGATGCTGACGAAGAAGTTCCTGAATCACTAGCTAATGAGTGGATCACTAGAATACATTCTGGGACATTTCATGAAACTGCAGCGATTGATTTTCCTAGAAAAACATTTTTTTTAGGCCATTGGGTTAAACATTCTGGCTGGTATCCTGGAAGAGTAATTCGTTTTTTTCATAAAAGAAGAGCTTATCTAAGTCAAAATATTCTTCATGAAGGAGTTATTCCTAAACCTGGATATACGGTAGAGCATTTTAAGACAGATCTTTTGCATTATTCATATACATCTCTTTACCAATATTTTGATAAAATGAACAGATATGGTTTAGCTGGCGCAAAAGAAATTATGCGGAAGAAAAAAATTGCATTTTTACCTCAAATAATATTGCAACCAATATGGACTTTTTTTAGATTTTATTTTTTAAAAAAAGGATTTTTAGATGGAAGAATTGGATTAATAATTTGCATTGGCGCTGCATTTTCAAATTTTATTAAATACTCTAACTATTTTTTTATGAGAAAATATAAATATGTTGATTTATATGATAAAAAAAATCTGAATTAG
- a CDS encoding substrate-binding periplasmic protein: MKFIFSIYLFIFFTIIYNNSVFASSATLTMHVRDRYPEISIENNTITGPLIDIIKEAGKSIDVKIELIEAPFTRTLIDLENGKVDLCPRLSLTTERKNFVYFLGPILSYKKIVNFIVPKGNKNLISKYEDLLKYQIAVKRGTFYFENFNNNEKIEKLYYKDDENMSLMFANKRFKVMAIRDLLSLKKYFKKINFNEYEIANYKHEEIEEIFYAMSKKSAKLEYKDKLNFILNKMRTDCTIKKIYNNYNIKTD, translated from the coding sequence ATGAAATTTATCTTTTCTATTTATTTATTTATATTTTTCACCATAATATATAATAATTCAGTATTTGCTTCTAGTGCTACACTTACAATGCATGTTAGAGATCGTTATCCTGAAATATCTATTGAGAATAATACTATAACTGGTCCATTAATTGATATTATTAAGGAAGCAGGAAAATCTATTGATGTAAAAATTGAACTAATAGAAGCTCCTTTTACAAGAACTTTAATTGATCTAGAAAATGGGAAAGTAGATCTTTGCCCTAGACTGTCTTTAACTACGGAAAGAAAAAATTTCGTTTATTTTTTAGGGCCAATTTTATCATATAAAAAGATTGTAAATTTCATTGTCCCAAAAGGAAATAAAAATCTAATTTCAAAGTATGAAGATTTGTTAAAATATCAAATTGCTGTAAAAAGGGGAACTTTTTACTTCGAAAATTTTAATAATAATGAAAAAATTGAAAAATTATATTATAAAGATGATGAAAATATGAGTTTAATGTTTGCTAATAAAAGATTTAAAGTAATGGCTATAAGAGATTTACTTTCTCTAAAAAAGTATTTTAAAAAAATTAATTTTAATGAATATGAAATAGCAAATTACAAACATGAAGAAATTGAAGAAATATTTTATGCTATGTCGAAAAAATCTGCTAAATTAGAATATAAAGACAAATTGAATTTTATTTTAAATAAAATGAGAACAGATTGTACAATTAAAAAAATTTACAATAACTACAATATAAAAACTGATTAG
- the guaA gene encoding glutamine-hydrolyzing GMP synthase has protein sequence MILVVDFGSQFTQLVARRIREISVYSEIVPFSKAEARIAELQKQNLLSGIIFSGGPHSVYEENSPKINLDIEKIGVPILGICYGLQLINFMLGGIVSPAKNREYGFEKILISGNIEKNNPLFSVKNIEENIVWMSHGDEITKLSNKLEIDSKTRNNVVSSFHHKNLPIFGVQFHPEVEHSKYGKEIIKYFVEEICGDKKVWNSNLQIERAVELIREKVDEEGSDTQVICALSGGVDSCVAAVLTQKAVGNRLLCLFINNGLLRKNEYEEVLERFQKDLNLNVKGVDASDLFLTRLAGVSDPETKRKIIGNTFIDVFESETKDIPNAKFLVQGTLYPDVIESISLHGTSVTIKTHHNVGGLPEKMKFKLIEPLRELFKDEVRRLGAELKIPNDMLQRHPFPGPGLGIRVLGEVTKEKLNILREADAIFIQELKKNDLYHSTWQAFVVLLPVNSVGVMGDGRTYENVAAIRCVSATDGMTADWSKLPYDFLAHVSSRIINEVKGINRVVYDISTKPPATIEWE, from the coding sequence ATGATACTCGTCGTTGATTTCGGCTCACAATTTACTCAACTAGTTGCAAGAAGAATTAGAGAAATATCAGTTTATTCTGAGATCGTTCCCTTTAGCAAAGCGGAAGCAAGAATTGCTGAATTACAAAAACAAAATTTATTGTCTGGAATCATTTTTTCCGGGGGCCCTCATAGCGTTTATGAAGAAAACTCTCCTAAAATTAATTTAGATATTGAAAAAATTGGTGTGCCAATTTTAGGAATTTGCTATGGACTTCAATTAATTAATTTCATGCTAGGTGGGATTGTATCACCAGCTAAAAATAGAGAATATGGCTTTGAAAAAATATTAATTTCAGGAAATATTGAGAAGAATAATCCTCTATTTTCTGTTAAAAATATAGAAGAAAATATTGTTTGGATGAGTCATGGTGATGAAATAACAAAACTTTCAAACAAACTTGAAATAGATTCTAAAACGAGAAATAATGTTGTTTCCTCATTTCATCATAAAAATTTACCCATATTTGGTGTTCAATTTCATCCTGAGGTAGAACATTCAAAATATGGAAAAGAAATCATTAAATATTTTGTTGAAGAAATTTGTGGTGATAAAAAAGTATGGAATAGTAATTTACAAATTGAAAGAGCCGTTGAACTCATTCGTGAAAAAGTTGATGAAGAAGGTTCAGATACTCAAGTTATATGCGCTTTAAGCGGTGGTGTTGATTCTTGCGTTGCGGCAGTTTTAACACAAAAAGCTGTTGGAAATAGATTATTGTGTTTATTTATAAATAATGGTCTTTTAAGAAAAAATGAATACGAAGAAGTTTTAGAGAGATTCCAAAAAGATTTAAATTTAAATGTAAAAGGAGTTGATGCATCAGATTTATTCTTAACAAGATTAGCTGGAGTATCAGATCCAGAAACTAAGCGTAAAATAATAGGAAATACTTTTATAGATGTTTTTGAATCTGAAACTAAAGATATTCCAAATGCTAAATTTTTAGTTCAAGGAACTTTGTATCCCGATGTCATAGAATCCATTTCATTGCATGGGACAAGTGTTACAATAAAAACACACCACAATGTAGGTGGTTTACCTGAAAAAATGAAATTTAAATTAATTGAGCCTTTACGAGAACTTTTCAAAGACGAAGTTAGAAGATTAGGTGCAGAATTAAAAATACCAAATGACATGCTACAAAGACATCCTTTTCCAGGACCTGGCTTAGGTATAAGAGTACTGGGTGAAGTGACAAAAGAAAAATTGAATATTTTAAGAGAAGCCGATGCCATCTTTATTCAAGAACTAAAAAAGAACGATTTATATCATTCTACTTGGCAAGCTTTCGTTGTATTATTACCTGTAAATTCAGTTGGCGTAATGGGTGATGGACGAACATATGAAAATGTTGCAGCCATTAGATGCGTTAGTGCTACAGATGGGATGACAGCAGACTGGAGTAAATTACCTTATGATTTCCTCGCCCATGTTTCATCTAGAATTATTAATGAAGTAAAAGGTATTAACAGAGTTGTTTATGATATAAGTACAAAACCACCGGCAACAATTGAGTGGGAATAG
- a CDS encoding glycosyltransferase family 9 protein, whose protein sequence is MDETKLIKNVVISRTDNIGDVVLTLPLAGIIKEYFPDVKIFFLGKKYTEPIISACKHIDQFLNWDLFNDTKNLVSEFKENNIDTILHVFPNREIAKAAYTAKVRNRIGTNRRIFHWIYCNKKVNLTRKNSELHESQLNTVLLSSINIYKKFTLTDLPKYYGLSKFKVLKSSAVNLIDSSKFNLILHPKSKGSAREWAKKNFIDLANSLSGKEYQIFFSGSKEEQAFIENEIMPYCNASKSIAGKFDLTEFISFVNLCDGLIANSTGPLHIASALGKKTIGLYPPIKSMAPKRWAPVGINANFIVGKNSNNNEYCQNPCLVTQSCDCMNTILPNNVIDIISTWRKNLE, encoded by the coding sequence ATGGATGAAACTAAGCTTATTAAAAATGTTGTAATCAGTAGAACAGACAATATAGGCGATGTTGTTCTTACATTGCCTTTGGCAGGAATAATAAAAGAATATTTCCCAGATGTAAAAATTTTTTTTCTTGGAAAAAAATATACTGAACCAATTATTTCAGCCTGTAAACATATTGATCAATTTTTAAACTGGGACTTATTTAATGATACAAAGAATTTAGTATCTGAATTCAAAGAAAATAATATTGATACAATTTTACATGTATTTCCAAATAGAGAGATCGCTAAAGCGGCTTATACTGCTAAAGTTAGAAATAGAATTGGCACTAATAGAAGAATTTTTCATTGGATTTATTGTAATAAAAAAGTTAACTTAACAAGAAAAAACTCTGAACTTCATGAATCCCAACTAAACACAGTTTTGTTATCTTCAATAAATATTTATAAAAAATTTACCCTTACTGATCTGCCTAAATACTATGGTTTATCTAAATTTAAAGTACTAAAAAGCAGTGCTGTAAATTTAATTGATTCGTCTAAATTTAATCTAATTTTACATCCTAAATCAAAAGGAAGTGCCAGAGAGTGGGCAAAAAAAAATTTTATAGATTTAGCAAACTCATTGTCTGGTAAAGAATATCAAATATTTTTTTCTGGTAGTAAAGAAGAGCAAGCATTTATTGAAAACGAAATCATGCCATATTGTAATGCTAGTAAAAGTATTGCTGGAAAATTTGATTTAACAGAATTTATTTCTTTTGTTAACTTATGTGATGGTCTTATTGCAAATAGTACAGGTCCATTGCACATTGCTTCAGCTCTTGGTAAAAAAACAATTGGCTTATATCCACCAATAAAGTCTATGGCACCAAAACGATGGGCACCAGTTGGTATTAATGCAAATTTTATTGTTGGTAAAAATAGTAACAATAATGAATATTGTCAAAATCCTTGTTTAGTAACTCAAAGCTGTGATTGCATGAATACTATATTACCAAATAATGTAATAGATATTATTTCAACTTGGAGAAAAAATCTAGAATAG
- a CDS encoding Hsp33 family molecular chaperone HslO — translation MFQDYLFFGVDTKVHYSYRMLHLSHLVEEAKQLHNLNTNRALLLSDALLGSVLLSSILDYEERVNLRFHCNSDFTIGTETSYQAETRGYIECNENSEVVKQLDLGNNIIPEYQVRSMRSQRKKPNLFEGLTVSKSDSIEKALNEHLATSYQMNTYLKISSWISPENGKINAFGVIYQELPDIPEEVSIKLKNHIDSLPSMKELFLIDSDADILSKKLIPDATKAVKSINPKFVCSCSQERVENVIVTLPLNELSDILNKAEDLEMKCHYCNKNYIVSMQTISQIYASRNQVNSTNSNEMN, via the coding sequence ATGTTTCAAGACTATCTTTTTTTTGGAGTTGATACAAAAGTTCATTACAGTTACAGAATGCTGCACTTGAGCCACTTAGTTGAAGAAGCCAAACAATTACATAATCTCAATACAAATAGAGCTCTTCTATTATCAGATGCCCTGTTAGGAAGTGTTCTTTTATCCTCTATTTTGGATTATGAAGAACGAGTTAATTTACGTTTTCATTGCAATAGTGATTTTACTATTGGTACGGAAACATCTTATCAGGCAGAAACAAGAGGGTATATAGAATGTAATGAAAATTCTGAGGTTGTTAAGCAATTAGACCTTGGAAATAATATCATTCCAGAATACCAAGTGCGATCTATGCGTTCTCAAAGAAAAAAACCAAATTTATTTGAAGGTCTAACCGTTTCAAAATCAGATTCTATCGAAAAAGCTTTAAATGAACATTTGGCAACAAGTTATCAAATGAATACTTATCTTAAAATAAGTAGTTGGATTTCTCCTGAAAATGGGAAAATAAATGCTTTTGGGGTTATCTACCAAGAATTGCCTGATATTCCTGAAGAAGTATCAATCAAATTAAAAAATCATATTGATTCTTTACCATCTATGAAAGAATTATTTTTGATAGATAGTGATGCTGATATTCTATCTAAAAAACTAATACCCGATGCAACAAAAGCAGTAAAAAGTATTAATCCAAAGTTTGTATGTTCATGCTCTCAAGAAAGAGTAGAAAATGTAATAGTTACTTTACCACTGAATGAACTTTCTGATATTTTAAATAAAGCAGAAGATTTAGAAATGAAATGTCATTATTGCAATAAAAATTACATTGTTTCTATGCAAACTATATCACAAATATATGCAAGTCGTAATCAGGTAAATTCTACTAATTCTAATGAAATGAATTAA
- the ahcY gene encoding adenosylhomocysteinase — protein MDYKIKDISLADLGRKQIELAEKEMPGLMTLRERYSQSKPLKGARIAGSLHMTVETAVLIETLTLLGAEVRWSSCNIFSTVDAAAAAIAAKGIPVFAWKGETEEEYIWCIEQTLKFANNQGPNLLLDDGGDLTSLVHKRFPHLLKDIKGVSEETTTGVHHLYLMAQKGELKIPAINVNDSVTKSKFDNLYGCRESLPDGIKRATDIMIAGKTVLVAGYGDVGKGSAHSMRSHGARVLITEVDPINALQAAMEGYQVVRIEDVIKDVHIFVTATGCCDIITANHMAQMRDQALVLNIGHFDIEIDVAGLKAYKGIQHINIKPQVDKYRFPDGHEIILLAEGRLANLGCATGHPAFVMSNSFTNQVLAQLELWQNTSNYKVGVYTLPKKLDEEVARLHLEKLGANLTRLSNKQAEYLNISIDGPYKPENYRY, from the coding sequence ATGGATTATAAAATTAAAGATATTTCTCTTGCAGATTTAGGTAGAAAACAAATAGAACTAGCAGAAAAAGAAATGCCTGGTTTAATGACACTCAGAGAAAGATATTCACAATCTAAGCCTTTAAAAGGCGCTAGAATTGCCGGAAGTTTGCATATGACTGTTGAAACAGCAGTTTTAATAGAAACTTTAACACTATTAGGAGCTGAAGTTCGTTGGTCTAGTTGCAATATATTTTCAACTGTTGATGCGGCTGCTGCCGCAATAGCAGCAAAAGGTATTCCTGTATTTGCTTGGAAGGGTGAAACTGAAGAAGAATATATTTGGTGTATAGAACAAACTTTAAAATTTGCAAATAACCAAGGTCCAAATCTTTTATTAGATGATGGTGGCGATTTAACAAGCCTTGTCCATAAAAGATTTCCACATTTATTAAAAGACATTAAGGGTGTTTCAGAAGAAACAACAACTGGAGTTCATCATCTTTATCTAATGGCTCAAAAAGGTGAACTAAAAATTCCAGCTATTAATGTAAATGATAGCGTCACGAAAAGTAAATTTGACAACTTATATGGTTGTAGAGAATCTCTTCCAGACGGTATAAAACGTGCAACAGATATTATGATAGCTGGTAAAACCGTTTTAGTTGCAGGATATGGTGATGTTGGAAAAGGCAGTGCACATTCGATGCGCTCACACGGTGCCCGCGTATTGATTACTGAAGTTGATCCTATAAATGCTCTTCAAGCAGCTATGGAAGGTTATCAAGTAGTTCGAATAGAAGATGTTATAAAAGATGTTCATATTTTTGTAACTGCAACAGGCTGTTGTGACATTATTACAGCAAATCATATGGCTCAAATGCGTGATCAAGCTTTAGTTCTCAATATTGGACATTTTGATATTGAAATTGATGTAGCTGGACTTAAAGCATACAAAGGAATTCAACATATAAATATTAAGCCTCAAGTTGATAAATATCGATTTCCAGATGGACATGAAATCATACTTTTAGCCGAAGGACGATTAGCAAATTTAGGTTGCGCAACAGGTCATCCAGCTTTTGTAATGAGTAATAGTTTTACTAACCAGGTATTAGCTCAATTAGAATTGTGGCAAAATACTAGCAATTATAAAGTAGGTGTCTATACTCTTCCAAAAAAACTTGATGAGGAAGTCGCTCGTTTACATTTAGAAAAATTAGGGGCAAATCTTACTCGATTATCAAATAAGCAAGCTGAATATCTAAATATCTCTATTGATGGTCCATATAAACCAGAAAACTATCGCTATTAA